In Bacteroidota bacterium, the following proteins share a genomic window:
- a CDS encoding glycosyltransferase, which produces MNIIILGTAYPLRGGIAHYIALLYTHLRKRHHVEVVSFKRQYPKILFPGKSQEEEGDPGLPVTSEQLMDSVNPLNWIRVGLALRRRNPDLVIFKYWLPFFGPCFGTICALIKYGRKTRVVAICDNVIPHERRPGDRLFTWYAFKFVDGYIVQSDSVEKDLVATVDNPRYKKVPHPVYEIFGARLGKKDARAALNIRDERVILFFGYIRPYKGLHVMIDAMKELKKSLRVKLLVVGEYYDDEEQYRWHISDAQVRDVVDVVSDYVPNEMVGKYFSAADAVMLPYLSATQSGIAQIAYNFDKPVIATDVGGLAEVVVDGVSGLVVPPNNPSRLAEAVLRFYNEGLEETLSAGAAREKKKYSWERMTEAIEQLTASSEQ; this is translated from the coding sequence ATGAACATCATCATTCTCGGCACGGCGTATCCGTTGCGCGGCGGCATTGCTCACTACATCGCCCTGCTGTATACGCATCTCAGGAAGCGGCATCACGTAGAAGTCGTCTCGTTCAAGAGGCAGTATCCGAAGATCCTTTTCCCGGGAAAATCGCAGGAGGAAGAAGGGGACCCGGGACTGCCGGTGACAAGCGAACAGCTGATGGATTCCGTGAATCCCCTGAATTGGATCAGGGTCGGCCTGGCCCTCCGCAGGCGGAATCCGGACCTCGTGATCTTCAAATACTGGCTTCCGTTTTTCGGTCCCTGCTTCGGGACGATCTGCGCGCTGATCAAATACGGGCGGAAAACCAGGGTCGTCGCGATCTGCGACAATGTGATCCCGCACGAACGCAGACCCGGGGACAGACTATTCACATGGTATGCATTCAAGTTTGTCGACGGATACATCGTCCAGTCGGATTCTGTCGAGAAGGATCTGGTGGCGACGGTCGACAACCCCCGGTACAAAAAGGTTCCGCACCCGGTGTACGAGATTTTCGGAGCGCGCCTCGGCAAAAAAGACGCACGGGCCGCGCTGAACATCCGCGATGAAAGAGTGATCCTGTTTTTCGGCTACATTCGCCCGTATAAAGGACTCCATGTGATGATCGACGCGATGAAGGAGCTCAAGAAATCTCTTCGCGTCAAATTGCTCGTCGTCGGCGAATACTATGACGACGAAGAACAGTACCGCTGGCACATTTCGGATGCGCAGGTGCGCGATGTGGTCGACGTTGTTTCCGACTATGTGCCGAATGAAATGGTCGGAAAATATTTTTCAGCCGCGGATGCCGTGATGCTGCCGTACCTTTCCGCTACGCAGAGCGGCATCGCTCAGATCGCATACAATTTCGATAAACCGGTCATCGCGACCGACGTCGGCGGCCTCGCCGAAGTTGTCGTGGACGGAGTCTCGGGACTCGTCGTGCCGCCGAACAATCCCTCCAGGCTTGCGGAAGCGGTCCTCCGGTTCTACAACGAAGGCCTTGAAGAGACACTTTCCGCCGGCGCCGCGCGTGAAAAGAAAAAATATTCGTGGGAGAGAATGACGGAAGCGATCGAACAGCTGACAGCTAGCAGTGAACAGTGA
- a CDS encoding class I SAM-dependent methyltransferase translates to MHYDPIKNVIGNVARTSPPVRRFFYAILGIMFLREWYVKRALRELLGGKKDPFAMFDAGSGFGQYSFYCAKRFPSASIYAVDVKDEQIADCRAFFSKMKLSKVLFEVEDLTIPKHTGRFDFVLSVDVMEHIQDDVQVFRNFYQALKPGGKVLINTPSNLGGSDAHDESDESFIGEHARNGYSVDDITRKLKSAGFHLEKVTYTYGPIGSIAWRLGIKYPMLMLNKSKLYFVVLPFYYLLTLWLTLLLMAADYKRANTTGTGLLVVAVKPG, encoded by the coding sequence ATGCACTACGACCCAATTAAGAACGTCATCGGTAATGTCGCGCGGACGAGCCCGCCCGTGCGGAGGTTTTTTTACGCAATTCTTGGGATCATGTTCCTGCGGGAATGGTACGTCAAACGTGCGCTCCGGGAGTTGCTGGGCGGCAAGAAAGACCCCTTTGCCATGTTCGACGCCGGAAGCGGCTTCGGCCAATACTCGTTCTACTGTGCAAAGCGTTTCCCCTCAGCTTCGATCTATGCGGTGGATGTGAAGGACGAACAGATCGCCGATTGCCGCGCATTCTTTTCAAAAATGAAGCTGAGCAAGGTCTTGTTTGAGGTGGAAGATCTGACGATCCCGAAGCACACCGGCAGGTTCGATTTTGTTCTTTCCGTTGATGTGATGGAGCATATTCAGGACGACGTGCAGGTGTTCAGGAATTTTTATCAGGCGCTGAAGCCGGGGGGAAAAGTGCTCATCAATACCCCGTCGAACCTCGGCGGTTCGGACGCGCACGACGAAAGCGATGAAAGCTTTATCGGCGAGCATGCGCGGAACGGCTATTCCGTCGACGACATTACCCGGAAACTGAAGAGCGCCGGGTTTCACCTGGAAAAAGTCACCTATACCTACGGCCCGATCGGCAGCATCGCGTGGCGGCTCGGCATTAAGTACCCGATGCTGATGCTGAACAAAAGCAAGCTCTACTTCGTCGTCCTCCCGTTCTATTATCTTCTCACCTTGTGGCTCACGCTCCTTCTGATGGCCGCCGACTACAAGCGAGCCAACACGACCGGAACCGGATTGCTCGTCGTGGCGGTGAAACCGGGCTAG
- a CDS encoding M48 family metallopeptidase has protein sequence MSILRAVEAEPKNASALSSQAKKYSRLKLTLSLIGTAISFLVTVTIIVSGLSLRVQNFADAATRSPYVALLLFGAILGLVSGIFSLPLSFYSGYIVEHRYNLSNQSFLQWMWEQTKGFLVSLPIVVPLALLFYFFLREYQGLWWLPVATAMFVVSILLSKIVPVFIMPLFYKFTPLENEPLRERILSLCKNTKMNVTGIFAFNLSKTTKKANAGFTGIGKSKRIILGDTLLQHFSDDEVETVFAHELGHYVHGHIWKNIVVGTLSIYAGLFITSQLYSLSLGWFGFSSVDQLAALPLLALWLGVCSLMTSPLSNVLSRKYEFEADRYAIDRTGNAPAFMSTMRKLAEMNLSDTAPHPLVEFLFYSHPSIEKRIRAAERA, from the coding sequence ATGAGTATCCTTCGTGCCGTTGAAGCAGAGCCCAAGAATGCGTCGGCACTGTCATCTCAAGCAAAAAAATACAGCCGTTTGAAACTGACGTTGTCCCTTATCGGGACAGCGATATCATTTCTTGTGACAGTAACGATCATTGTTTCTGGACTCTCTCTTCGCGTTCAGAATTTTGCCGACGCCGCCACGCGGTCGCCGTACGTCGCACTGCTTCTCTTCGGGGCCATCCTCGGATTGGTAAGCGGAATCTTTTCCCTCCCGCTCAGCTTTTATTCCGGTTATATCGTCGAGCACCGGTACAACCTATCGAATCAGTCATTCCTTCAATGGATGTGGGAGCAGACCAAAGGGTTCCTGGTCAGCCTGCCGATCGTTGTTCCGCTTGCGCTTCTCTTCTATTTCTTCCTGCGGGAATACCAGGGGCTGTGGTGGCTGCCGGTGGCGACAGCGATGTTCGTCGTTTCGATCCTCCTGTCGAAGATCGTTCCCGTTTTCATCATGCCCCTCTTCTATAAATTCACGCCGTTGGAAAATGAACCCTTACGGGAGCGGATTTTGTCGTTGTGCAAGAATACAAAAATGAACGTGACCGGAATTTTTGCGTTCAACCTGAGCAAGACAACGAAGAAGGCGAACGCGGGTTTCACCGGGATCGGAAAATCGAAACGGATCATTCTCGGCGATACACTGCTGCAGCATTTTTCGGACGATGAGGTCGAAACCGTTTTCGCGCATGAGCTGGGGCATTATGTTCATGGCCACATCTGGAAAAATATTGTCGTCGGAACGCTGAGCATCTATGCGGGGCTATTCATTACGTCACAATTGTATTCATTGTCGCTTGGATGGTTCGGGTTCTCATCGGTCGATCAGCTTGCTGCCCTGCCGCTGCTCGCGCTCTGGCTCGGCGTTTGTTCGCTCATGACGTCCCCCTTGTCGAACGTCCTTTCGAGAAAATATGAATTCGAGGCGGACCGGTATGCGATCGATAGAACAGGAAACGCTCCGGCATTCATGTCCACGATGAGGAAGCTCGCCGAGATGAACCTTTCGGATACCGCCCCACATCCGCTCGTTGAGTTTCTTTTTTACAGTCATCCGTCGATCGAAAAAAGGATCCGGGCTGCGGAGAGGGCATAA
- a CDS encoding glycosyltransferase family 9 protein, whose translation MILKTDCRYFRGDVPCKPHKQHGVHCDSCTYYAPIDKNILIIKLGAIGDVIRTTPLLHRLKKEFPHAKLWWLTLTPEMLPDLVDVRMKFSLENVVALRSVTFDILYNLDKDREACALSLQITADTKKGFVLKNGVCAPADKDAEAKFQTGVFDDVNKANTKSYPQEIFEVCGFAFNGEKYILPFEPWKDRRWETAGKKKIVGLNTGCGGRWTSRLWPEKYWVAAAIALKKAGYEVFLLGGEQEHKKNLKIARASKAKYFGHYPLKQFINLIDQCDLVVTAVTMAMHLTIGLGKKIVLFNNIFNKHEFELYGLGEILEPEFECTCYYSPTCPNNCMQYLYPDRVVKSVRQLLEPSA comes from the coding sequence ATGATCCTCAAGACCGACTGCCGCTACTTCCGCGGCGATGTCCCATGCAAACCGCATAAGCAGCACGGGGTCCATTGCGACAGCTGCACGTATTACGCCCCTATCGATAAGAACATCCTCATCATCAAGCTTGGTGCGATCGGCGATGTCATTAGAACGACGCCGCTTCTTCACCGCCTGAAAAAGGAATTCCCTCATGCGAAGCTCTGGTGGCTCACGCTGACGCCGGAGATGCTCCCCGATCTGGTCGATGTCCGGATGAAATTCTCGCTGGAAAATGTCGTCGCCCTCCGTTCCGTAACGTTCGACATCCTGTACAACCTCGACAAGGACCGCGAGGCGTGCGCCCTTTCGCTTCAGATTACGGCGGACACAAAAAAGGGATTCGTCTTAAAGAACGGGGTCTGCGCCCCGGCGGACAAGGATGCAGAAGCGAAATTCCAGACCGGCGTTTTCGACGACGTGAACAAAGCGAACACGAAAAGCTATCCGCAGGAGATTTTTGAGGTGTGCGGGTTCGCCTTCAACGGAGAGAAATATATTCTTCCGTTCGAACCGTGGAAGGACAGGCGGTGGGAGACGGCCGGAAAGAAAAAAATTGTCGGCCTCAATACCGGCTGCGGCGGACGGTGGACGTCGCGCCTCTGGCCCGAGAAATACTGGGTCGCGGCGGCGATCGCGCTGAAAAAGGCGGGCTACGAGGTCTTCCTGCTCGGCGGAGAACAGGAGCACAAGAAAAACTTGAAGATCGCCCGGGCCTCGAAGGCAAAATACTTCGGCCATTATCCGCTGAAGCAGTTCATCAACCTCATCGACCAGTGTGACCTCGTCGTCACTGCGGTGACGATGGCGATGCATCTCACGATCGGGCTGGGAAAGAAGATCGTTCTCTTCAACAATATTTTTAACAAGCACGAGTTCGAGTTGTACGGGCTCGGCGAGATCCTCGAACCCGAATTCGAGTGCACGTGCTACTACTCGCCGACGTGCCCGAACAATTGCATGCAGTACCTTTATCCGGACCGGGTTGTGAAGTCGGTCCGTCAACTTCTGGAACCATCGGCGTGA